From a single Agrobacterium tumefaciens genomic region:
- a CDS encoding VOC family protein has product MNSALGIHHITMITRKVQANVDFYAGFLGLKLVKRTAGFEDAMQLHLLYGDDIASPGSLLTFLVWEDGGQGRVGYGQTLEVSVAINPAAIGFWLTRALKFGIRAEGPSDEFGEPVIRLKDPDGLIVKLVGTHAFADATPHVTDDISAQDAIRRIYGATMLSEVPEETVAFLEKHFGYRQESQTGAIRRLVSDSGDIIDVRDATGFWSSAPGTGTVDHIAFRAEDMDELNAVLTGLKSLNSSTTNAHDRKYFHSLYVREPGGVLIEMATDGPGMTIDEPLEALGEQLFIPPLFMKDEADVRVALPQFSMPGEERIIYRDLPFVHRFYTPEEPDGSTIILLHGSGGSETSLMPLAHRAARGATLLGVRGRSTEEEIARWFRRFPDFSFDQNDIAAEAEAFAAFVEGAVRSYGLDRSKLRFIGHSNGANFYAAFAALYPELAGDALLYRPMPVLDTWPQTHLSGRNFLLVAGERDKYRDGAAELQGRLAASGAEARVEMLDDGHDLGLADIEAARSWLAAAS; this is encoded by the coding sequence ATGAATTCTGCACTGGGCATACACCACATCACCATGATCACCCGGAAGGTGCAGGCGAATGTCGATTTCTACGCCGGCTTCCTCGGTTTGAAGCTGGTCAAGCGCACCGCCGGCTTCGAAGACGCCATGCAGCTTCACCTGCTTTATGGCGACGACATCGCCTCGCCCGGCTCGCTTTTGACATTTCTCGTCTGGGAAGATGGCGGCCAGGGCCGTGTCGGTTATGGCCAGACACTGGAAGTCTCGGTAGCGATCAATCCTGCCGCCATCGGTTTCTGGCTGACGCGGGCACTGAAATTCGGCATCCGCGCCGAGGGCCCATCCGACGAATTCGGCGAGCCGGTCATCCGGCTGAAAGACCCTGACGGCCTGATCGTCAAGCTGGTCGGCACCCATGCCTTTGCCGATGCCACGCCGCATGTGACGGACGACATTTCTGCGCAGGACGCGATTCGCCGCATCTATGGTGCGACGATGCTGAGCGAGGTACCGGAAGAGACCGTGGCGTTTCTGGAAAAGCACTTCGGCTACCGGCAGGAAAGCCAGACCGGTGCGATCCGCAGGCTCGTGTCCGACAGCGGCGACATCATCGACGTGCGCGATGCCACCGGCTTCTGGTCCAGCGCACCGGGCACCGGCACGGTCGACCATATCGCCTTCCGCGCAGAGGATATGGATGAGCTGAATGCGGTTCTCACCGGGCTGAAATCGCTCAATTCCAGCACCACCAATGCCCATGACCGCAAGTATTTCCATTCGCTGTACGTTCGCGAACCGGGCGGCGTGCTGATCGAAATGGCAACCGACGGCCCCGGCATGACGATCGACGAACCGCTGGAAGCACTTGGCGAACAATTGTTCATTCCGCCGCTGTTCATGAAGGACGAGGCGGATGTGCGCGTCGCCCTGCCGCAATTCTCCATGCCGGGCGAGGAACGCATCATCTATCGCGATCTGCCCTTCGTGCATCGGTTCTATACGCCGGAGGAGCCGGATGGCAGCACCATCATCCTGCTGCACGGCTCGGGCGGCAGCGAAACGAGCCTGATGCCGCTGGCACACAGGGCCGCGCGCGGCGCGACACTTTTAGGCGTGCGCGGCAGAAGCACGGAAGAAGAGATCGCCCGCTGGTTCCGGCGTTTCCCCGATTTCAGCTTCGACCAGAATGACATTGCGGCAGAAGCGGAGGCCTTTGCCGCCTTTGTCGAGGGTGCGGTCCGCTCCTATGGTCTTGATCGTTCGAAATTGCGGTTTATCGGCCATTCGAATGGCGCGAATTTCTATGCGGCCTTTGCCGCACTTTATCCCGAGCTTGCGGGAGACGCCCTGCTCTACCGCCCCATGCCGGTTCTCGATACATGGCCGCAAACACATCTTTCCGGCCGGAATTTCCTGCTCGTCGCCGGCGAACGCGACAAATATCGCGACGGAGCAGCCGAGCTGCAAGGCCGGCTTGCGGCGAGCGGCGCAGAGGCACGGGTGGAAATGCTGGATGACGGGCATGATCTGGGGCTTGCCGATATAGAAGCGGCACGGAGCTGGCTGGCGGCGGCTTCCTGA
- a CDS encoding ABC transporter substrate-binding protein, which produces MFLTRRLLSKGLGIAAIGAAAAMVLPVTGAYAETPVKFTLDWKFEGPAAGFLLALDKGYFKAEGLDVTIDSGNGSVEAIPRVATGAYQMGFGDINSVMKFLDEDPSQKIKAVYMVYERPTFAVVGRKSLGVTGDPKSLEGKKLGAPPPDGAFAQWPAFKQVAGLDDSKIKIESIGFPVREPMLAKGDVDAVFGFAFSVILNLKKQGIADDDISTILMAEHGLNLYGNAVLVNTDFAEKNPDAVKGFLKALAKGFADSVKTPEEGVAAVLKRNETLDSAIELERLNMANSMNIKTPYVVENGMGGVDPARLAASIETLKVSMGLKGNVKAEQVFDATYLPAKEERMLP; this is translated from the coding sequence ATGTTCTTAACGCGCAGGTTGTTGTCCAAAGGGCTAGGTATTGCTGCCATCGGCGCCGCCGCCGCAATGGTGCTGCCGGTGACGGGCGCTTATGCCGAAACGCCGGTCAAATTCACGCTCGACTGGAAATTCGAAGGTCCCGCCGCCGGCTTCCTGCTGGCGCTCGACAAGGGTTACTTCAAGGCGGAAGGGCTCGATGTCACCATCGACAGCGGCAATGGCTCGGTGGAAGCCATTCCGCGTGTGGCGACGGGCGCCTACCAGATGGGGTTCGGCGACATCAACTCGGTGATGAAGTTCCTCGACGAGGATCCGAGCCAGAAGATCAAGGCCGTTTATATGGTTTATGAGCGCCCGACTTTTGCCGTCGTCGGTCGCAAGTCGCTCGGCGTGACGGGTGATCCGAAGTCGCTGGAAGGCAAGAAGCTCGGCGCGCCGCCGCCGGATGGCGCCTTTGCGCAATGGCCGGCCTTCAAGCAGGTCGCGGGTCTCGATGACAGCAAGATCAAGATCGAATCGATCGGTTTTCCCGTGCGTGAACCGATGCTTGCCAAGGGAGATGTCGATGCCGTCTTCGGTTTCGCTTTTTCGGTCATCCTCAACTTGAAGAAGCAGGGCATTGCCGATGACGACATCTCGACCATCCTGATGGCCGAGCACGGCTTGAATCTTTATGGCAATGCGGTGTTGGTAAACACTGATTTCGCTGAGAAAAACCCTGATGCCGTGAAGGGGTTCCTCAAAGCGCTGGCCAAGGGCTTCGCCGATTCCGTCAAGACCCCGGAAGAGGGCGTGGCGGCGGTGCTGAAGCGCAACGAGACGCTCGACAGCGCCATTGAGCTGGAACGCCTCAACATGGCCAACAGCATGAACATCAAGACGCCCTATGTGGTGGAAAACGGCATGGGCGGCGTTGATCCGGCCCGGCTTGCGGCTTCCATCGAGACTTTGAAGGTTTCCATGGGCCTGAAGGGCAATGTGAAGGCGGAGCAGGTGTTCGACGCGACCTACCTGCCTGCCAAGGAAGAGCGCATGCTTCCCTGA
- a CDS encoding DUF2339 domain-containing protein: protein MEIPFLILALIAAFIYTLVASIRNSSRIKSLEREVLNLKRLMAAGVTSPATAQAESVESVENTDFEAEETNGDLPGAAASQAEYASEPEEAAAIVEAEDVAREEAPPALANETASAPATKESFESLLGARWAVWAGGLALALGGIFLVKYSIESGLLGPAVRLSLAAIFGLVLGLAGEAIRRKAVPGIAAAYSNAMIPGVLTAAGALTLFGVVYAAYGIYGYIGSGTAFILLGLVAFATIGLSLLHGQALAGLGLLGSMLTPALISSETPNIWALFVFLTISWLATAAAARRQGWTVVPSLANAGLGLWALGYIGYSETINAEPPTLALLIMLAGTIFLWPGKHFDTPPAEAGETAAPERRAIRAIRLLLRPSLAINLTVSMAVILPAIGFLFASGGIDTHPVLIVLALIAALAALGAARHYAVWPAIIAALGAQTAVALMSRQGIDFIGLINDTGVTLPPVGTGYTAEIAMALGLGAVFVLCAFSFLKRKGADDADFAQLWAGIAALFPVWLATASFVEYGNLGRDWLHAAYGLGLGFVLIAGAEWLHRQNNEAYRKPLNILVLGSFAAFALSLHTLTEGLATTVLLSVIGFVYVLASRYRNWDVLPWVMAVASVAVLGRIAWEPTIVGPQNLGLTPVFNALLPGYGIPALLAVASAWLLRDWPGVRAKNFLQAIASVMGLLAVAILIRHAMNGGTLDNSVPTLGEQSIYTLLTIGFSGVLMTLDLKSPSPVFRYGSMIAGVIAVINVLTMHFFTLNPYFTGENTGRIPVLNLLLIGYLLPALAYGGLAYYARGKRPPPYVSMLAVAGAALGFAWATLSVRRFWQGENIADWKGFLQGETYSYSVVWLLIGVLLLVLGSRFNARSLRLASAAFVLISVAKAFLIDMSNLEGVLRALSFIGLGAVLIGIGLFYQKILTRKPQA, encoded by the coding sequence TTGGAAATCCCGTTTCTCATCCTCGCCCTCATCGCGGCCTTTATCTACACGCTGGTCGCGAGCATCCGTAATTCAAGCCGAATCAAATCGCTGGAACGCGAGGTTCTCAACCTCAAGCGATTGATGGCTGCCGGGGTGACGTCTCCCGCGACGGCACAGGCTGAAAGCGTGGAGTCTGTGGAAAACACGGATTTCGAGGCGGAAGAGACAAACGGGGATTTGCCCGGAGCAGCAGCGTCCCAAGCTGAATACGCCTCCGAGCCTGAAGAAGCCGCCGCGATAGTGGAAGCTGAGGACGTGGCCCGTGAAGAAGCGCCGCCTGCGCTCGCCAACGAGACCGCGTCCGCGCCGGCCACGAAAGAAAGCTTCGAAAGCCTGCTTGGCGCACGCTGGGCTGTCTGGGCCGGCGGGCTGGCGCTTGCGCTCGGCGGTATTTTCCTCGTCAAATATTCGATCGAATCGGGGCTCTTAGGCCCGGCGGTCAGGCTTTCGCTCGCCGCCATTTTCGGCCTCGTTCTCGGGCTTGCCGGCGAGGCGATCCGCCGCAAGGCCGTGCCGGGCATCGCCGCCGCCTATTCCAACGCCATGATACCGGGCGTGCTGACGGCGGCCGGTGCATTGACGCTGTTCGGCGTGGTTTATGCCGCCTATGGCATTTACGGTTATATCGGCTCAGGAACGGCCTTCATCCTGCTCGGGCTTGTCGCCTTTGCCACCATTGGCCTGTCGCTTCTGCATGGGCAGGCGCTGGCCGGGCTCGGTCTTCTCGGCTCGATGCTGACGCCAGCGCTGATTTCCAGCGAAACACCAAATATCTGGGCGCTTTTCGTTTTCCTGACGATCTCGTGGCTGGCGACGGCGGCCGCAGCGCGCAGGCAGGGCTGGACCGTGGTCCCGTCGCTTGCCAATGCCGGCCTTGGCCTCTGGGCGCTCGGCTATATCGGCTATTCCGAGACGATCAATGCCGAACCGCCGACACTCGCATTGCTCATCATGCTGGCCGGTACGATCTTCCTGTGGCCCGGAAAACACTTCGACACACCGCCGGCAGAGGCCGGTGAAACCGCCGCCCCGGAGCGGCGCGCCATCCGTGCCATTCGGCTTCTGCTGCGGCCGTCGCTTGCCATCAACCTCACCGTATCGATGGCCGTCATCCTGCCCGCCATCGGCTTCCTGTTCGCCAGTGGCGGCATCGACACTCACCCGGTGCTGATCGTCTTGGCGCTGATCGCAGCACTCGCGGCCCTTGGCGCCGCCCGCCATTATGCGGTGTGGCCGGCCATCATTGCAGCACTCGGCGCGCAGACGGCGGTGGCGCTGATGTCACGGCAGGGCATCGATTTCATCGGCCTTATCAACGATACCGGCGTAACGCTTCCGCCCGTCGGAACAGGCTATACGGCTGAAATCGCCATGGCGCTTGGTCTTGGCGCCGTCTTCGTGCTCTGCGCCTTCTCCTTCCTGAAACGCAAGGGCGCCGACGATGCGGATTTCGCCCAGCTCTGGGCAGGTATTGCCGCGCTGTTCCCCGTCTGGCTGGCAACGGCAAGCTTCGTTGAATACGGCAATCTCGGCCGCGACTGGCTGCACGCCGCCTATGGTCTCGGTCTCGGCTTCGTGCTGATTGCCGGTGCAGAATGGCTGCACCGACAGAACAACGAGGCCTATCGCAAGCCGCTCAACATTCTCGTGCTCGGCTCGTTCGCTGCCTTCGCGCTCAGCCTGCACACGCTAACGGAAGGGCTTGCGACAACCGTTCTGCTTTCGGTCATCGGCTTCGTTTATGTGCTGGCCAGCCGTTACCGCAACTGGGATGTGCTGCCCTGGGTGATGGCCGTGGCAAGCGTTGCCGTTCTCGGCCGCATCGCCTGGGAACCCACCATCGTCGGGCCACAAAATCTTGGGCTCACGCCGGTCTTCAACGCGCTTCTGCCGGGTTATGGCATTCCCGCGCTGCTGGCCGTCGCTTCCGCCTGGTTGCTGCGCGACTGGCCGGGTGTGAGGGCGAAGAACTTCCTGCAGGCGATTGCCAGCGTCATGGGTCTTCTGGCCGTCGCCATCCTCATCCGCCACGCGATGAATGGCGGCACGCTTGATAACAGCGTTCCGACGCTTGGCGAACAATCGATCTACACGCTGTTGACCATCGGTTTTTCCGGCGTGCTGATGACGCTCGACCTGAAAAGCCCAAGCCCCGTCTTCCGTTACGGTTCGATGATTGCCGGCGTGATCGCCGTCATCAATGTGCTGACGATGCATTTCTTCACGCTCAACCCCTATTTCACCGGCGAAAATACCGGGCGCATTCCGGTCCTCAACCTGCTGCTGATCGGTTATCTCCTGCCGGCACTCGCCTATGGCGGCCTTGCCTATTATGCGCGCGGCAAACGTCCCCCGCCCTATGTCAGCATGTTGGCGGTGGCAGGCGCCGCACTCGGTTTTGCCTGGGCAACGCTTTCGGTCCGCCGCTTCTGGCAGGGCGAAAACATCGCCGACTGGAAGGGTTTCCTGCAGGGTGAGACCTACAGCTATTCGGTGGTCTGGCTGCTGATCGGCGTGCTGCTGCTGGTGCTCGGTTCGCGCTTCAATGCCCGCAGCCTGCGTCTGGCATCCGCCGCCTTCGTGCTGATTTCCGTCGCCAAGGCCTTCCTCATCGACATGAGCAACCTTGAAGGCGTGCTCAGGGCGCTGTCCTTCATCGGGCTCGGCGCGGTGCTGATCGGCATCGGCCTGTTCTACCAGAAAATCCTCACCCGGAAGCCGCAGGCATGA